Sequence from the Magallana gigas chromosome 4, xbMagGiga1.1, whole genome shotgun sequence genome:
TGTGTTGAATCTTGTGACGGCTATTTGTACGGTTTGGATTGTTATAAACAATGTCCACCAAGGCTGTTTGTTTATAAAGAAAAGTGCATTCCTAAATGTCCAGAAAAGGCTTCTTTTGTACTTAGTAGAAATTGTGTTATTTTCTGTCCGTTTGTCCACGACGCTCACCATACCTGTATGAATAAATGCCCCGAAAACACATATCCTGATGGAAAACGCTGTAAGAATGGTTGTCCACCATCTCTTCCGTTTACGGACTCTATTTACGAATCAAAATGCATTGAAAAATGCAGGAATTACGAACTTGCTACGGAAAGCAACAGGTGCATTTCAAGCTCAGACTGTTCCAGCTTCATATACTACTCATGGTGTTTTCAAAAATGCCCATCAAACATTTACTTACTTCGTTCGGgagataaaaaatattgcaaatcaCTGATACCAGTTTATATCATGATTGGTATCTTATCTTTCTTTGTGATTACAGCCATATCCTTTGGGGTTAGAGTTTTCTACCATTGCAACAAACTTCGACGGGtaagttttttaattattagaaGTTAAAACTCATTTTTAGAACTCACTTTATGTTCATACTTAATGTTTAGAACAATTCATTACACTTTTCTATACGAAAGTTAAGACATATACACGTCTTCTTTacatggcacgccaaattcacaaaaataagCTGATCATAGTTTcgcagtcgataaactaggttaaaggggcatggtcacgattttggtcaaattctatttttttgttttaattatttacaatgctttagaaatgcatttccgATGACAAAATGAAATTCGAGAGTCAGTAGTGAAGATATatgcaagatacagggctcgcaattcatgtaaacaaggctcgtgccctgtttttgtttacattagtttaatataccggtaaagTTCTTATTCAAGCTGATTTTCCCATCTTCTAATTccttttaagcataaataaacagatcTTAACGTTTACCACATGCATTTTTGGTCTCAAACTGGAGTGTTCACTTcacttcaaaatgtaaacaaaagctttgtttacatagcaaagaattgcaagctctgtaactcgcttataactcaacgaatgacacttaaatttcggttgcatattaaaaatgccttactgatgcattgtaaacattaaaatcgggaaaataatttttgaccaaaatcgtgaccatgcccctttaaacagaaaactacAGTTAACGACGATAATCTGTATTTCTTATCTGTAAACCAGAGTTCAGGGGATCATCTGTTTCGGTGGTgttaaactataattaacactgaaaacaaccatttgcgattgcaaaatacataattcatctgataaatatagtatCACGATTGgatgtgaaactatgattaacaactcttaaccatagttaacgaatgcaaattatagtttacagatgtgaatctatatttatcagcaaagtCTTTCGTTAGCGTTATTTGCAGAAAGATAAACTTCTGATCAtaattcgttaactatagtttgcAATCGTTTAATATGGTTTTGCTGATGAAAACTATAGTAACCGAATCGTTAATTTTAGTTTACGAGtagttaactatagtttacggttcgtaactataattaacaataaaatattgcTAACGATAGTTTAGCCTCcaaaaactatagttaacagtcgataaacctagttaACCATCTGTGAAACTTATTTGCACTcctttaatctatatttcacatctctCAACCATAGTTAACGCGATCATCTCTGTCTCAGGaagtgtaaaactataattaagACTGAAAACAACTATAGATAACGAATGTAAaatatagtttacagatgtgaatctatattcatcgacaaaatatattgtttacgTTATTTGCAGACAGATAAACTTAGATTATTCATTCGTAAACTAGTTTACAACTGTTAAATTTAGTTTTACAGATGAGAACTATAGTTAtgaatcgttaactatagtttgaGGTTACTAGAGTTACCAGTCGATAAACCTAATTTATCAAATGTGAAACtttgtttagctcatttttgtgtaTTTGGCGGGCCATATATTTAAGGAATGTCTTTCTACCACACGTTAAGTACGAACAAGCGTATGGCAATCGATATGAGACCTCATTTTCTAAAGTTATAAATGTGACCAGCGGTATCTTCTCTTTCTAACTACCTGGCAATCAAGGCAAGCCacaaaacacatgcacacttcACAGTCTTTGACAGTGTTTGAGTTAGATGCATATGATAGGATCAATGCTAGCAATACACatagtttataaatatacatctttttttttataatgataataattcatCAATAACTGTCTACTAATATCATTTTTGATGTTTAACACAGTAGTGAGGTATTGAGCCCAAGCTTCGACAAGGGcggatttgaaaatttaatattaaaattactgTATACAAGGAAGCATTCGTCGTTccacgttttattttcgcccctttagCACTAGTTTTCAACGGGCAAATTCAAGACTtaccaaatttaaaacattttttttactgtaacaATTTTAAAGAGAGTCTATCACATAACTGTGTCTGAGcaatttgtgtgtgtgtgtgtgtgtgtgtgtgtgtgtgtgtgtgtgtgtgtatatatatatatatatatatatatatatatatatatatatatatatatatatatatatatatatatatatatatatatatatatatatattaacacgCGTTAGTTTGGTTTTCTTATctgtattcaaatttttaatcgAGCAATTGTTgacaattatataaatataacaaataaggaaacattctttgaattttatgagatgataatttccgtcagggcgtgatcaaatctatcataaaacccTTTCAGGCTTTACTGACAGAATTAAATCACTCCCCgatcaaaattatcacctcaatattcccaaagaatgattccttattcctaaaatataatatgcataagagagagagagagagagagagagagagagagagagagagagagagagagagagagagagagagctattCATTCAATATTACTTATTGgcttcttgttttttaaagGGCGTAATTAAGAACAGGATCCAGCCTGGGGATAATGGCGACCCTACCGAGGAGGTAAATTTACTACAAATGGAAGAAACGTGTTCGTAACGTCAGCAATACGTGTGTTTCTAGTGCCGGGGAGAGAGGCATGCAGTACACGAATCAAAACAGTGACAGAATGTACTGCAACATTTATTTGAACATGTATGCATTCCATCAAAGTATCATAATATACCGAAATGATTCACATAGGCCTATTTTTTCACTTTATGCTTTTTGCACAAACCATTGTTTTAGGCTCGAGAATCAAGGAATTAGAATGTACCagtattgtaaataaatatgcttCGTTAATAGCAGCCGTTCTATCTGTGATTGTGGATTTCTTGTTTTGATAGaatgttttttaagaaaatgatattaggagattttattcattttatctaCTATTTACCAATACATTGAATGCTCCCTTAGAGATccgtgtacatgtattagctcTAAACTTTACTTCaacttttataaaagaaataatgtacTAAACAATTCCAATATGTGtgttcaaaatttcaaataatgcatacacatgtatatatatttgttacaaTTGTATGACTTGTCCTTATTATTATAGGCACTGGTCTTTTCCGATTGTCCATGGATTGCATCGCATCAcacgaaaaataaaaacatgctaAATATGGTCACTTGTACGATTCAGTTTCTTGGTTCAAAGTAACTAGAAcattaatatttcaatgttGGTCAATGGCAGCAAGAGTTGTTGTTTATGTGATGTGTAAAGTTATGCTGGTGACCGAGGAGGGAACCTATAACAATAGAAATCATTCAGTGCCACTGTAAATCATTGTAAGTGCTTTGAGTCTCCTTTATTGTTAAATGGTACacattattaaaacaatttaattatcaCTTAGATAatgtattgatatatttattgtaattttaattttttttcagtaatcTTTTTTTTCCACACCAATgtttgagaaaataaaaaaaatggaaaacatGGAAAAAATGAATCAGATATGTTTGCATTGTTGGATTGATAAACAGAAAGATCCAACTGTAAAACAAAGAACAGCAAATTAATAAGGGGATAAAGGAGTGGTAAACATTTTGCCAACAACATTCAATTCTCAATTCACGGCAAATTCACAAATATTCTTTACTTAAACAAAAAAGCAAGTCATAATAAGTGTTTCAGGTTATGATTTGAAGTGCATGGGTTTACTAAATATATAACTTATAGTCTTATATAATAGGTATCAGAGCAGTTGTAATGTACTTATTATTAAGTACAATGTAGTATACCGTCTTCCTAATTATGCTGAATATGCTTAAATTTTTATGGTACAAAGTATTTACACAGAAAGATTTTGGAATATGGTTAATCGATTCCAAACTGGGGGTGGGGGGGATTTTTGCGCCTTATGTTTCAAGTCGTTGTATGTGATGCACTTTACATAAACATGTAGCTCTGTGTTATGCCCATACAGCTACAGATGTGTAGGTAAGTCAGGAACTGAGTAAGAGTCATATGTCAGATTTAGGGTAAAATAGGTGTTAAGTGCCACAGTTGTTGGATTATATAGGAATCATGTAAGTCAGGTCTTGGGATTACAGactgcagtgtaataagtactTCATTTCATACTTATGCTGGGTATGCTTACATGTTATCACCTCATATCCCTGCTGCCAGATACTGCATGTTTACTACAGAAATCCAAATAAAGCATCAACCAAAGTTAgtgtatcaaaatataaaactaaaatgaaataaaaataaaatacaagccAGATTTATAACgacatttatttcaatctcaactaaaaaaaagttcttgtaAACTCCAACagtaaaaacatcattcaataaaaaatgcaataacAATGAAAGTAAATAAGGATATACAGATCTATGTTCACATGAAGCAGACAAGGATACGGGGATCAAAGTCCTATTGCATAATGAGAGGTGGGGGGATGAATCTGTACCTACTTTTGCGCACACATTAGAGTCAGATTCTGTACGGCCATCAGGGTGGAGTGAGCGTTTTGTCCAGTTATGAGATGTCTGTCAATGATCACGTGTACAGCATCCATCTCACTATCTGTGGAGAAAAAAGGTGATAGTTTAGTTTATTAAAATTAACGTAAAACTTCatggtttacatgtaaaagcaaACCTTAAGTGAAAATGAATATACACATTATCAGTGTGAACAGACTTATCAATAcgaatatatatatgcattagaTTGTTCACTGTAATCTTGTTTTACTTCAGagtatatacacatgtactttcTCCGTAAGTCGATCTGTATAATGACTGGGCTGGGAATGATAATGTCTGAACTAACCACATTTAACTGTATTTCAAAGGTCATACTAATTGTGTTGTTCATCTATCTGGTTTGATAGGTAAAATGACAGTATACACACTGCAGGACTTAAATGGATCTTATCCATTGCCCAATCAGGCAATGGAAAGAAACTTTAATATGAGCAAGTAAAactgaaaaatttatttatcatatggcaattaaatgctttctatagttatctttaaaatttctaaaatgtcTTCATCATGtgctacaccccccccccccttattctTCTATATTCATCTATATATGTGCACAGGTTGAGAGATAAAACAGAAAACAGACAACAACTATTAACCTTCCATGGTAGCTTTCACTTCCATCATGTACTGTATGCTAATTAGGATAATATATACACATTGTTATACTGTTATATTGTCCACCTAGATATTATGAATTGTAATAATCTGTAATCACATAGTTATATTGTCTCCTAGACATTATGATGTGTTATAATCTGTATACACACTGTTATATTGTCTCCTAGACATTATGATGTGTTATAATCTGTATACACACTGTTATATTGTCCACCGTGATCCTTGATAAAATCTTCCACAATGACAGGAAGGGAAGAGAACTCCTGGGTCCTGGCGAGCTCAAACACAGAAGGCTGGACAAAACAACAGTCAAAATCGCTCTTAATAATATCAGTCAGTGTTTACTAtcttcaatcattttttaattttctgaataACTTTTGACATTTCTGACCCATAAATCTACATCAAAAGATTGATTTTACAATTatgatactctctctctctctctctctctctctctctctctctctctctctctgatataCATACCCCAGTCATACTGTAGGTCTTGAATCCCCAGGATTTACCATCGGGTGACATAACACAGCAAAGGGCTGCAACTCCGCTTCCTATTGCACAAATTGGTTCTGAAAGATACAGTTAAAAAATCAAGTCAAATGAGCATGATCGAgatctttattgtttaaatatattacataagatttaaaagattcaCAATTGTTATGTATTATATTACTGTACATTGCATTACAACAAAGAGAATCAAAGAACCACGATGTACATGTGTAACCACTTTATCATGATTTTAGTCCTAGTATTTGGCCACTTAGGATCGAAAAATAGTTTTCaggattaaaaaatatgtttcaaagGATTTGATGTTAATTAAGGTCACTCAGTAATTTAACACTGTCATGTATTTTACAGGCCTAtagagatatacatgtagatgaggCTGGTCTTGTACTTATGGACCACTGTGCATAAAGGTCAGGGTTATACACTAATGGTAGCCCGCTAGCCCGCTAGCCCGGGACAACTGAAACTTGAAGTCGGACTACCTAACAAGTCATAATGGGTGTCCTGCGGggctactgaaattttaaataccATACTACCACTGAAAGCAATgtgttaatatatttaaaatgtaatacatAAATTCAGAATATTCGCTACTGAGATTTTGAATCGTCGGTGTGAGATAACTCGGTCTTTCTACTATGTTATTGTTTTGACATTGTTTTGGTCCAATCGACTTACCACAAATCTTGATTATCAAAGTGTTTGAAACGTTTGTGAATTAACAGAGAATCCAAGCGGTGCACCGACGTAGACAATGGATTTGAGAAAAATATGACATTACTTGGCGGATCAAGAATACCACCGATGGTTCTACCGCTAACTTAACAGGGtgtcaattttcatataaagatttGGCAGTCTTATGGGTTCTTACTCTTTAGAATCTCTTTATTCGGGAACAATAGATGGATTTGCATGATAGAAATCTTAAATTGGTACCAGTACTTCTTTTAAGTAAAAATTTGACAGATAAATATAGGTCTATTTGCCTATATAGAATTTGTTTCTTCCATTAAGGTAAACAAAAATCATCttacttttaattaataaagttacaatttttctcaaaaattcaGCCAGAATGCaggagtttttttttccaaaattgttCCAGGGGTGGCCCTCAgtaacccaccccccccccacccccaagaAGGAGGGAGAAACTCCCTCCCACACCTACCCACCATATCGCTCTGCAACTCGGCTAGCAGTAAGAATTAAAATTTGGTAGCCCTGCAGGCATCCATGCATTTTAAGTTAGTGTCTACCCCTGAAGGTACTCGGGTAGAGGCAACTCATTGAAATTATTCAACTTATTCAAAGTCTATGGGGTTGGATGAGACTGTACAAGCTCTTATAGTCAAAAGTTTAAAGGAGAATGGGAATAAATAAGGTGTTTAAGTACACCTGTACTTACAGTCCACTGTTTCGAATGCTATGGGGTTGGATGAGGCTTTACTCCTGAACTCGTTGAACCAGCGTCTATTGTTGTCATCCTGCTGAACGTACTCCACATTCTTCCCCTGAAACATGACATGAATAttacttgtttacatttttaagaaattaGAGGGGGTGATCTAAACAAGGGTGGAGCTCAAGATGCTTCAATTAGATAATCAACGCTGTTTTACGACTAAGCCAAAGGTTAACCAGTACCTAGCCTACTATATGCACTTTTATGCATGTGATTTCTCTGTAGGCTACATTTGTATGTGATCTGTACATGGGTGACAGAGTCATGAATCAGGAATACAATTCATAGAGTTCATAACATTTACATCTACATCTATATATCAAGATTTATTACTGataattcttcttttttctatACTAAATACAGTGACAGTTGAATGGCAGTGCTGGTGGTCAGGTGGGAATCGTGGGATTGTTTAAGGAATGTCAGATTCATTTTACTCTATTCTTATAATCCTTCAACGTCCTTCAAGTGTATGAACATTGCATAGAGATAATGGTTACATTGTAGAGCTTACGTGTGGCGAGGCTAGCTGTATGGAGAAGTCGAACTGGCAAGTGTGTAAGCCTGGATAAATGACTGTGCGGATACACCTGTAAACACAGACAGAACAGGATTTACATATACCATGTTCAGACATAAAGTAGTATACACTCTTTACACTAAAATACATTTAACAGCTGTATTCACATacatgtttatgtttacatatatTGTAAATAGTGGGGACCCGCCCACTCTTGACCGACAATATTATTGTTTCGAAGCGATACTTCTAAGATAAACACTCGCTACTAAAACAACATTTAACCTTTCCATAGATTATTTTGGTTTGTGTGTTTTCTACAACTGTTACCCAGATTCTCACCTTCAACCGCTGAACTTAAAACCATCAAGCAATGTAGTCTGGGCGCAGACATCTTTCACAAATGGAAACTCGAACCcgacataaatacatgtaacaatgtgCTGTTGAAAAAATTTATTTAGCACAAGGAGCCGTTACAGATGAGAcgtatttttaaagctcttacATCTAATAAAGTATTTGGAGTTTAATAACTCCATAAGGTAGAAAGTTAATTTTTGTACGGAACTTTTTTTCGATTTAGCGTATGCTTACTTCTGGTTTCGCTTTCGGTTTGAAACATAATGAATGCTCAGAGCCCATGTTCATTTGACTGGACAGACGGTTTGGAAAAATATCCTGTATACTGTAGAAAGGAGGATGGAGTACAAGGAAAGGATTCAATGGTAAACTGTTTTGTATTGAACACTGTCATTGGAAGTGAAGCCCTCACGATATTTCTGCCACTTGCTTGTACAGTACATCTACAATCTTGTGGTACAATTGAGTGTATTAAAACCTTTGCCCATAgacacctgacgttatatatcaaatatatatccTCTACCTATTAACACGTGTATTATTAGGTAGAGAGTATATATGTTTCATAACGTCAGGTGCATGTATTTTTGTCATACTGAAAAAAGTTTGACTTCACTGAACAACATTAGAAATTTGTTAAGAAAACATGATGTTAATTAATGACATTACTTAaccaacattttcattttttttttgtcttaagATTGTAAATATAGTAAAATATGATATGGATCTTTAGTTTCAGTATGTGAAGCACAACATTCCCGGTCCAGGCATTGATAAGGAGAAATTCCTTCCTGTCTTTACCGGTTGTTCCTGCCATGAGTGTATCAGTGACTGCCCTTGTGTGCAGAGATTTGGCCAGAATTACACTGAAGATGGTCAACTTAAAACTTCTTATCTTGACACAGACGAACACAAAGTGATGGTGGAATGTAACAGTCACTGCAGCTGTTCTAAAACGTGTGTAAACAGGGTCGTACAATGTGGAGTAAAAGTGAGAGTTGAGTTATTCTGGATAGTAAGCAAAGGAATAGGAGTCAGGACTCTGGAAGATTTAGATCCCGGTGCGTTTGTCTGTGAATACGCGGGAGAAATCATCTCGAGTGACGAGGCTAGAAAACGGAGCCTAGCTCAACG
This genomic interval carries:
- the LOC105339264 gene encoding LOW QUALITY PROTEIN: glutamine amidotransferase-like class 1 domain-containing protein 1 (The sequence of the model RefSeq protein was modified relative to this genomic sequence to represent the inferred CDS: inserted 1 base in 1 codon) — encoded protein: MSAPRLHCLMVLSSAVEGVSAQSFIQAYTLASSXFSIQLASPHGKNVEYVQQDDNNRRWFNEFRSKASSNPIAFETVDCKYRCTYGSMVFKISVAPQDTHYDLLEPICAIGSGVAALCCVMSPDGKSWGFKTYSMTGPSVFELARTQEFSSLPVIVEDFIKDHGGQYNNSEMDAVHVIIDRHLITGQNAHSTLMAVQNLTLMCAQNKHAVSGSRDMR
- the LOC105328549 gene encoding probable histone-lysine N-methyltransferase set-23, encoding MNAQSPCSFDWTDGLEKYPVYCRKEDGVQGKDSMFQYVKHNIPGPGIDKEKFLPVFTGCSCHECISDCPCVQRFGQNYTEDGQLKTSYLDTDEHKVMVECNSHCSCSKTCVNRVVQCGVKVRVELFWIVSKGIGVRTLEDLDPGAFVCEYAGEIISSDEARKRSLAQRKEDMNYIITVNEHCKSGVIKTHVDPRNFGNVGRFLNHSCDPNLTMLPVRVDTEIPLLCLFAKRKISSGEELNFHYRLSSGEERTVYSDIDGKESGSIPFAVSEQIINVNKILVQQQLYGLKFLLIQIFLLI